In Plodia interpunctella isolate USDA-ARS_2022_Savannah chromosome 19, ilPloInte3.2, whole genome shotgun sequence, a genomic segment contains:
- the LOC128678218 gene encoding uncharacterized protein LOC128678218, translating into MFRTKLVNVLRSAAKAQRTLIPKIRMVTPLTIGFIGTVYCEDNQNEFGELNMSWSEDSLEHEFLIRQATTVNVNAATQLLTVTLVAIHDTSERLREALTKEICLVKQALEWGESATPPQHWDELVAVRGSLRDLKHNLRTLFGYMDYAEKLATVAAEISYLSGNTTASDAICERIDQACRTCNMQKQLTHELQQESLALQQAAIISSPQLQDKLEQGTTEQDRKKRKT; encoded by the exons ATGTTTAGAACGAAACTCGTGAATGTTCTCCGATCTGCTGCCAAGGCGCAAAGGACATTGATACCAAAAATAAGGATGGTTACCCCATTAACAATAGGATTTATTGGCACTGTATATTGTGAAGATAACCAAAATGAGTTCGGCGAGTTGAATATGTCATGGAGTGAAGATAGTTTGGAGCACGAGTTCTTGATACGGCAAGCAACAACAGTGAATGTGAATGCTGCTACACAGTTGCTCACTGTAACTTTGGTAGCCATACATGACACTAGTGAACg tTTGAGGGAAGCACTTACAAAGGAAATATGTTTGGTGAAGCAAGCATTAGAATGGGGTGAGAGTGCAACACCACCTCAGCATTGGGATGAGTTGGTGGCAGTAAGGGGCTCACTCAGAGACCTCAAGCACAATCTTCGCACATTATTTG GATATATGGACTATGCAGAAAAATTGGCCACAGTAGCTGCTGAAATATCATACCTTTCTGGAAACACTACAGCATCAGATGCTATATGTGAGAGGATAGACCAAGCATGCAG GACGTGCAACATGCAGAAGCAGCTGACACACGAGCTGCAGCAGGAGAGTCTGGCGCTGCAGCAGGCGGCCATCATCAGTTCCCCGCAGCTCCAGGACAAGCTGGAACAAGGCACTACTGAACAAGACAGGAAGAAACGAAAAACTTGA